CAGACTGTTGAAAAAAGAACCGCCCAAATGTCCCTGTTCATAGACAATTTTGTAATTTTCGAAGATAAACTTCTCGGGCAGCGTCAATTTTAGCACTTTGGCCTCGGCGTCGGACTTGAATGAATTCAGTACAATGACGACAAAAGGAATCAAGACCACCAGGCTAAGCAGCCAGGCGAGTGCATTTAACCCGATCGAAGCCAATCTTTTTCTCAATCGCATGTCAGTATTCCACCTTTCGGTTCATCAAACGAATGATGAAAAAGGAGATGATCGCCATGATGACAAACAGAATGGTAGATAGCGCACTCCCCAGTCCCCAATATCCTTTGGCAAAAGAGGAATAGACCGCCGTGTTAATCACATCCGTCGCGTTACCAGGTCCACCATTGGTCAGCACGTATACGGCATCGAATACCCGTAATCCATACGTAATATTGAGCACCGTGGCAATGGTAATCGTAGGCATCAGCATCGGAATCGTGATCCGGAACAGCTTCTGCCCAAACCCGGCGCCGTCAATGGACGCTGCCTCGTAATAATCCCGGGGGATGGCGAGCAGTCCGGCGATGAACAGCACCATGATGTACCCCATGCCTTTCCACGTGTCCACTGCCATGATGGATGGCATGGCCCAGGTTAGGGAGCCCAGCCAGTTCTGGGCGAGAACATCCAGCCCTAATGAACGCAGGGTTACGTTAACGAACCCGTTGTTTGGGTCGAGCAGACTTTTGAACACAAGCCCAACAATCAGGAACGACAGCACCTGTGGGGAGAAGATGATCATCCGGTGCAGATTCGCGGCCTTTACACCGCTGACCAACAGCAGAGCGAGGAACAAGCCCAGAACGGTCTTGGCGATGGAGGTAACGAGGGTGAACAGGACTGTGTTTTTGATAAAAAGCAGATAGGTCGGATCACCCGCCAGAATGGTACGGAAATGCTCCAGACCGATAAAGTTCTTCTCCGAACTATAGCTGTTCCAGTCGGTGAAGGAATAATAGATGCCCAGCAGGGCGGGAGCAACGATGAACAGCAGATATAATACAATCGCTCCAGATGAGAAATACCAGGGATAGATTTTGTTTGCATTCATAACCGGTAACACCTTTCCTTCCTGCCAAAATACATGAGCGGGCAAACGCCCGCTGCATGTAACGTTGTTCAGCGTTTATATTTATCTGAAATATGCGCTGTTACTGCCACTTCTCATCTTTCAGCACTTTGGCTTGTTCAGCACGACGTTTATCAATATTTTGCAGAATCTGATCCGGTGTCATTGCACCGGCGAACATGCCTGACAAGTCTTTGCCAATATCCATCCATTGTGGATCAATATATTTCACAGCGGCCTGCATGACCGTACCTTTTTCATGATTTTTCTCATAATCAATATAGTCCTGTGTCAGCTTTGGTTCGATTTCCGGCCAGCAGATCGTCAGATTGCCTTCACCTTCATCGAACACACGTTGCAGATGATCATGCTCGGTAATCCAGCGGAAGAATTTCAGCACTTCTTCAGGATGTTTACTGTTTTTGTTACCAAACATCGCAGCTGAACCGCCAGGATTCACACCAATCGTCTGATTATCTCCCCACGGCATGACGAAGAATCCCATATTGTCTTGCATTTCCGGATACGCTTCGGAAACTTCCTTTTCCGTACCTGGCACCCGTAGCAGCATAGCCGCTTTCTCCTGACCAAACGCTTCAATTCCCGCTTCAACGGTATTGGACAAGAAGTCTTTGCCGAAATAACCGAGATCCGCAAATTCCTTCAATTGTTCAATGACCGTCTTGAGTTGCGTCATATCAGCTACTTTCATCTCATTGTTGTTTAATTTCTCGTAGGTTCCTGCTGTTGTTTGCTCATAGTTAGGTCCCGTTTCGAACAAAGGCAGAACCTGATACCACCCGCTGGCAGGTGCTTGATAGAACGGAATAATGTCTTTATCCTTAATTTTCTGGCTGATTGCCTTGAATTCGGCATAGGATGTAGGAGGCTCTATGCCGAGCTCTTGGAAGATACGTTTGTTATAGTACACATACCAGATTTTCGTTGGCGCAAAAGAAACCCCGTACACCTTGTCATTGTGACTGACGGTTGGCAAAATCTCTTCAGACATCCGACCTGTGAATTCCTCATTGGTCAGGTCAATGGCATTTTCCTCCGGTCTTACGTTAGCCGGCATGCTCAGTGGGTCCACATCGACATTGAAAATGTCAGGTGCTTCGCCAGAGGCCAGCTTCACCTTGATCAGGTCACGCCACTGTGCGTCAGGGACGACCTGGAAGTCAATTTTGACACCCGTCTCCTGCTCATATTCCTTGGCCATTGTCTGCATGATGCCTGTACGCGGAATACCCGATTGGCTTGTTCCAAACGTGAGTGTAACCTTACCCGAACCTTCCATACTTTTACCTGAGTTGCACCCGGCAAGCAGCAGAGTGGAGAGCAGGAGCACACTTGCAAGTGAAAATAGAAATCGTTTTCTCATCATTGAACCTCCCGGAATATAAAGAAAATTGTCACTTGCCGAAATGCTTAATGTAAGCGTATTCTTATGTGGATAACTTTACTGTGAACAAGGGATGTGCTCAATAGACAAAAGCGTTCTGTTGGGTGGACATTTTCGAATGGTGTGACAGATATCATCATAGGACGAGGTGTGTGGGGATTGCGGTATCGATTTGGAACGCTTCAGCAAAGTCTGTTTGCCTATTACTCTGCGGTATTCATTATTTTTTCGCTCATCGTGGCAGGACTCCTGTATGTTTTTCTTGCCAGTGACATCCGTCATCGAAGTGAAGAGCAGCAGAGACAACTGGGGGTATCGATCGTCAGTAACTTGGATCAGGAAGTGGTGAAAATGAACAACTTCTCCATGAATATTGTGTATTCCAATCTGGTCAAAGAACACTTCAGTCACTACTTGGCACCAGCGGAGGATAGCGAGCAGACAATGACGAGTGACCCGGCATTGTATAAGGATACAACCACACTAATTGATGTCATTCTCGCGATCATCAGCAGCTCCAATACAGCCAAGCAGGCCAATATCTATGACGTGAATGGCAAGATGTTGGGAGCGGGTGCATTCAACGGTCAACTGTCGGTAGACCTGACTCAGCGACCGTGGTACAAGGAAACCTGGGAGCGGAGTGGCTGGCGAGTGATCCAATTGTTAGAGGGCGGAGCCTTGCCCATGCCGACCGGCGAGGGAAAATCAGATCAACCTTACATTTCGCTTACCCGTGTATACAAAGATGGCAATTATGTCAGCCAGGGTGTCGTTGAGATTTTGCAGGATGCCGGAACCCTGTTTCAGCATTTGAATGAATTGCAGACAAATAACGACGATCTTCGGATCTATGTAGTGGATGAACAAAATACCCGGTTGTATCCACTTTCTTCGGATGCCGATGTTTCTCAAGCAGGCCATTTCGATGATGTGGACTTGATTCAAAGTCTTTCATTTCCGCCTGATACGATGCAGGAGATTACCGATCCTTTGAGTCAGTCCAAACAAATGATGACGTACATGACGTCACAGGAGACGGGATGGACCGTTATTGTCATGCAGTCCAAACAGTCCCTTTTCGCGAGTCTCAACCGGATGGCTGTGATGTTTATCGGTGCCACGTTAGCTACTCTCGTGCTGATTCTGGTTCTCTCGTATCTGATCTCCAAACGGGTTACTTTGCCGCTACATCGTTTGCAGCGCATTATTCAGAAAACGGGTGAGAATGATCTGGTATCGGGACAGGAATCCGGTCAGTTGTTCAAGCTGGAGCATCCCGGTTCTATCCGGGAGATGGATGAGCTGAATGATACGTTTATCCGGTTGAATCAACAGCTTGTGCAATCGTTTCAGGATAGGCTGGCGATGAAATCTCAGGAGACAGAAGCGAGATTACTGGCGCTGCAATCCCAGATGAATCCGCATTTTCTCTATAACAACATCACAAATATTAGCATTATGGCGGAAGAAGGTATGAATGAGCAGATTGTCGCGTTCTGCGCCAATATTGCGTCTATGCTGCGTTATATTTCTACTCCGGGAAAGAATGGGGTTCCCCTGTCTCAAGAATTGGATTATTGTGAGCGATATCTGGAGTGTATGAAGATTAGGTTTGAGGATGATCTGCACTACGAGTTTCATATTCCGGAAGAGATGAAGTATATCCAGGTTCCGATGCTGATGATACAACCACTACTCGAAAATGCCATGAAATATGGACTGGATGATACCCCTCCATGGAGACTGAACATTACTGGAGAGATGGATGCGGTACAGGAGACTTGGATGATCCACGTGGAAGACAACGGGCCTGGCATGGAACCCGAGGCACTTGCCAAGATCATGCATTACATCGAACAGTCACAGGAGTGGGAGCGAATGCCTGACCTCGAAATTAACGGCATGGGACTCAAGAATATATGGGTCCGATTGAAATTATGGTATGGCACAGCAGCCCACATGCAGATTACGAACAAGCCTTCCGGCGGTGTCCAGATTACTATAGGAGGTTCCATTCGAAAGGAGCATGACTGAACCCATGACAATCAAATATAGAACGATTATTGTGGAAGATGAAGCCTTGATTCGCCGGAATGTCTCGCGCAAATTCAGAGAGCTGGATACCCGGTTCGAGGTGATTGGTGAAGCGAGGAACGGTCAGGAAGCGTTACAGCTCATTGAACATTCCGTACCTGATCTGGTTGTAACTGATATACAGATGCCGGTAATGAATGGATTGGAACTCGCCAAACATCTGTATTTTGCCTATCCGCATGTGAAAATTGTCATTCTGAGTGGTTATCATGAATTCGAATATGCACGGCAGGCGATCAGTTATAAGGTGGAGGACTATCTGCTCAAACCATTATCGGAAGATCAGCTTCGGACACTGCTGGATGCGATGGAATTGAAGCTTGGGAGCGCTGTGGATTCGCTTGCCCATGTCAGTGCCGTGCTGGATGAGCAGGTGAAGCCGGAGGATATCGCAGAGGCTGTTAAGTTGTATTTGAAGCAGAATTACATGCATGAGATTACACTCCAAGACATGGCGGGACAGATGCATTTTAGTGTGGACTATCTGGGAAAGTGCTTCAAGAAGGTGACGGGGGAGACTCCACTGAAATATATGACAGGTCTGCGGATTAATGAAGCGAAGCGTATGCTCATCACTCACGAGAATATGGATATCAAGACCATTGGTGGAGCGGTAGGGTATAGTGATTCCCACTATTTCAGCCGGATCTTCAAAAACAAAACGGGCATATACCCTAGCGAGTACCGACTGCAATTGCAGGAACGAAAAAAAGCCCTGTCCATGGATGATGAGAACCATGTTGACTTGAGCTAATCACTGGGCCAGAGCTTCTTCGGTTATTTTGCGAATATCAAACGGGGAGCGGATACCTTCTTCGATCATGTCGGGGAGAATCTGTTCCAGGAAATACTGTACACAGTGGAGGTCGATATTTTTGATTTTGACCAAGGCATAACGGTACATAACGATAAATTCTTTCTCCGTATTGCCACGTTGGAGCTCAGCAAAGGCTTCATATACTTGATCCATCTTGTCTGCGACTTCGAGAATCAGTCCTTCAACCGATTGGTCTTTGCCCTCACGCAGCTGTCTGCGGAAAATAGGCTGGAACTCTTCAGGAATATTTTCATTAATAAAATGTTCAACCATGCCTTCTTCCACCTTTTGCAGCATCGAACGCAGCTCCAGTGAATAATGTTTGACCGGGGTCTTGATATCACCGATGAAGATTTCGCCATAGTCATGACTGCTGGTAATCTCGTATAACTTTTTCCAATCAATGCTTACGCCTTGCTGTTCTTCAATATCGGCCAACGTTTTGGCGTACTGAACCACTTTCCAGGAATGGGCGGATACACAATGTTCTTCGAACTTGAATTTGCCAGGGGTCCGAATAATGCGTTCAAGATCATTCAGTGATCTGAAGTACGTATGAATTCCCATAAGAAGAGATCATCCTTTACAAGTTAGGTGGGCGTATACACTGACTATACTTCAGTTATATTAACCACGGATTAACGATGTATACATTGAATGTAAAATGAAGCCAGAAAGCCACGATGGGTGACTGAACGTGAGTTCGTCATCCATCGTGGCTTCATCTGTGCAAATGTTATGCTACCTAACGTAGATAAGTGCAATAGGTCAACTATTATGCCTTTTTTCGTACCGGAGAAGTATACCAGTACGCCATTCCAACAAAGAGGGCACCGCCGATAATATTACCAAGCGTTACCGGAATCATGTTATGGAACCAGCCTGCCATTGTGATTGTATCCGGGTGGTTTGGCAGCAGCCAGGATAAAGACAGCAAAGTCATATTGGCAACACTGTGCTCATAACCACTTGCGATAAATGCGTACAGACACCACCAGATAAGGACAAGTTTGGCGATATCTTCTTTGGAGCGAGCTGCCATCCAGATCGCCAGACAGACGAGCCAGTTACAGAGAATGCCTCGGAAGAACAACTCAGACACGGGCGCCGCCATCTTTTTGGCAGAGACAACGAATAACAGATGTTCCGGCGTAGCCATTTTGAACAGGCCGCTACCGACAATGAGTAGACTTAATAGAATTGCGCCGAGCAGGTTACCAACAAAGACGAGCCCCCAGTTCTTCAGCGTATCGTTCACTGTGGTTCGGCCTGCCAGTGTACTCATGGTAAAGAACATATTGTTACCTGTAAAAAGTTCCGATCCGGCAAAGATGACCAGCGTGAGCGCGAGTCCGAAGGACATGCCCATCAACATGGTTTGCAGTGGTGACTGAGCTGCAAGGAGCGGAGCACCAATACTGAAGATCAGAACGATGCCAAGCCCTACATAGGCACCAGCCATCAAGGCAGCAACCATATAACGTGGCAGGCTTGCGTTCATTTGGTCCCGTTTTTTAACCGCAGCTTCAATAATTCCCTCAACACTTGGTGTATACATCACGGTTTCCCCCATTATTTTGCATCAATCTTTGAACGTTTCAATGGAGCTATATTGCAATCCAGACTTGACCATTCTCTACTTTCACCGGATACATCTGTACTTGACCGTTGTCCGGTGCTTGCACAATACCGGTAGTCAGGTCGATTTTCCAATCATACAGTGGATCGTACAGATAATGTCCGGACACGATACCTTCAGCCAGCGGCCCACCCTTAGGGTGGGGGTTGTGATTATCCGCAGCGAAGATGGTACCATCCGATGCACGAAAGACAGCCAGCTGATGGTCCTTAATCTCAACTACTCTTCCGATTCGTGGCAGAAATTCTTCAACTACTCCTGCAGGGAAGTAGGTGCCTGATTGTTTTGTCGTCATCTTAAACCACTCCTTATCTATATTTAACATTCCGGCAGTATTAATCTTGCAAGCTTACTTATGGACGAGCCGATACTTCGATACCATGGAACATTTTGCTTTGGCCTTCTTCATTGCGAATCGCTTTTTGCCAAGGTTCTTCAACATGCTCAAGTGCAAATTCAATCCGCTGCATCAACGCTTTACGTTCCTCAAGGTTATCCACGACAACCGAACGAATATGCTCCAGACCCATGCGTTCCACCCACTCGGACGTCCGTTCCAGATAGTTACCTGTCTCGCGATAATATTGCATGATGGCTCCGCACAGTTCAATTAACTCTTCATCCGTTTTCACTTTACATAGGGAATCAGCCAGTCTTGCTTTAATACCACCGTTACCACCAATGAAGATTTCCCAACCTCCGTCGTTACCAACGATACCGATATCTTTGGTACATGCCTCTGCACAGTTCCGCGGACAACCGTTGACAGCATATTTAAACTTGGCTGGCAGATCCAGACGTTCGAATTTACGTTCGATGCGAGCGCCCATGGCCATGGAATCCTGTGTACCGAATCGGCAGAATTGGGAGCCGACACATGTTTTGACCGTACGCAGCGATTTGGCGTAAGCATAACCTGAAGGCATATCCAGTTCAGCCCAGACTTTGGTCAAATCTTCTTTTTTGACACCAATCAAGTCGAGACGCTGACCACCGGTAACTTTGACTGCTTTCACATCATATTTGACTGATACGTCAGCGATTCGTTTGAGGTCCGCTGGTGTAGTCACCCCGCCATACATCCGAGGTACAACCGTATACGTTCCATCCTTTTGAATATTCGCGTTCATACGTTCATTAACAAAACGGGATTCTTTCTCATCTTCGTGTGTATCTGGTGCAATCATGCCAAGGTAGTAGTTGATCGCCGGACGACATTTGGAACAACCTTCAGGTTGACTCCAACCCAGTACATTCATGACCTCTTTGGTCGTTTGTAATCCCTTTGCACGAATCTCGGCTACAATCTCATCCCGTCCCATGGAAGTACATCCGCATATTCCCTGTTTGGCTCCACTGCTGAAACTGTCTCCAAGTACATATTGCAGAATCTGTTCCACAACCGGTTTACACCCACCGCAAGAGCGGGTTGCACCGGTACAGGCTTTGATTTCATCTACAGTGGTAAGGCCCTGGTTTGTAATGACATCAACAATGGTTCCTTTGGTTACCCCGTTACATCCACAGACGATCTCGTCCTCGGGCATCGTTCCAACAGAGGTTGCTTTCTTATGACCACCGCAGCCTGTACCCATGAGTGAACCGTACAATTCTTCGGTCATTTCAGTCTGTTGTTTGATCAGCTTCTGCAATTCGGCAGAATCCGTAATGTCACCGAAGAGCACGGCACCGACCATTTTATTGTCACGAAGCAGAATTTTTTTGTAAGTCCGTTTCCAGTCATCTTTGTGCGAAATGACGGTGTGCTCTGGACTGTCGATAAATTCACCGGTTGAAAAGACGTCTACACCCGAAATTTTCAATTTCGTAGATACTACAGAACCTTCATAAGGAGCCGTTTCAACCCCGCAGATATGTTTCGCGAGAATCATACCTTGCTCGAACAATGGGGCAACGAGGCCGTAACATACCCCGCGGTGCTCTGTACATTCCCCGACCGAGTACACATTCTCAAGTGAAGTCTGCATATAGTCATCCACGACAATACCCCGGTTGACTTCCATACCGCTTTCGCGGGCTACAGCCGTATTGGGTTTAATGCCTACAGCCATGACCACAAAATCAACATTTAGAACCGTATCATCTGCAAAACGTATCCCTTCAACCCGTTCGCCGCCCAGCAGTTCGGAAGTCTGCGCACCCAATTTGAACCGGATACCCTGACGTTCGAGTTCCGCCTTCAACATGGCTGAAGCTTGCGGATCAAGCTGACGCTCCATCAGATCCTGCATCAAGTGCACTACGGTAACTTCCATGCCAAGTTGTACCAACCCTTTGGCAGCTTCAAGGCCTAGCAGTCCGCCTCCGATAACGGCCGCTCGTTTATACTGCTTAGCAGCTTCCAGCATGACATTACAATCGGCGATATCACGGAAACCGACAACACCTTCTTTGTCATGTCCAGGTACTGGGAGAATAAAGGAGTTAGAGCCTGTCGCAATGATGATTTTGTCATAAGGGAAGCGAGTTCCATCCTCTGTCACAACCTCATGGGTATCCGAATCAATTCGGGTTACGGTTGTTCCTGTATGGAGGGTAATACCATAATCCTGATACCAGTGGAGATCATTCAGTACGATGTCATCCAGTGTTTTGCTTCCTTCCAGTACATAAGACAACATAATGCGATTGTAGTTAGGATAGGGCTCTGTGCCAAAAACAGTAATATCAAATCGCGATGTTAATTTCAAAATTTGCTCAACGGTACTGATTCCTGCCATACCGTTACCAATGATAATGAGGTTCTCTTTTTTTCCGTTCATGTGTATGTGCCTCCTTGGATAGACGCTGTACATTACTCAAAATTTTAGTGGTTTATATTTGAAATTATACAAGTAGTTGACGACAGTTTATGTGATTTAATTCACTAATAAAGATAAAAGAGTCATAAATATAATAATGTGAGCCCCATCACAGAAAGTTATATTTATTTTCATACAAATAAGAAATGCGAACTATTGTTCTTATTTTGTTTTCGTTGTAAAATCGGAACTGGGCCGTATTGTTCCCGATTTCTTCGAAAGGACGTTTTTGCATCATGATGGGAAGATCCCACCTTATTATCGGGACAGGCGTGTCGCTTTCTGTTCTGCAGTTGGCCGGTATGCCGGTGACTGCGCCGGCAGTTACGGTTGCTCTGATTGGTTCGTTATTGCCTGACATTGATGAGCCAAATTCGCTGCTGGTATCCAGAGCCTTGCCTAACAGTCTGATCAGATTGTTACAGACGATTCTGTTGCCCACAGCTGTATTTGTGTACTTCTATGTTCATGCCAAACCATGGAACCTGTTGCTTGCTATCCTCATTGCGCTTGTGTCATTCCTGCCTTCGCGTTCGCTTCGCAAAGTGTTGATGTTTGCGATTGGACTCGGGCTGGTCTTCTATGGTCACGCGTTTGCACCGTGGAACTTGATTGCAGGCAGTTTGTTAATGCTCTGCACCACACTGACTCATAGGGGACTGACACATACCCTGTACGGAACCGCAATATGGGCGGGCTTGTTGTACAGCACGACCCAGCAGCAGGGACCGGAGATCTGGGTAGCCGGAGGAACTGCATATGCGATGCATCTGTTGGCCGATTCACTAACCAATCGGGGTATTCGTCCGTTACCACCGCTCAAGTGGCGCATACGGGTGAATCTGATGAGTACAGGGACCAAGCGTGGGGCCGTTGTAGAGAATGTCTGCATTGTGCTTACTCTTATTTTGGCCTGGATTGCATTCTCACCGCTATTTCTATAGCCATCCAAAAACGCCAGCCCGCATATTGTGGGCTGGCGTTTACAGGTATGGATTTCATAATGAATGGATCGTAATAACCTAGCCAATTCAGGATTGAGAAGGAGAATCAGTCAGGTCGTCAATATCGGAAGAACCGAATACAAATAAAACAACAAGAATGACAATGATCAGTAGCTCAGCGAACCCATTTCCGTCAAAGTCAGACATCACTTCAACCTCATTTCTTGGCGTTTAGGAATTGATTCTCTGTTGGAAAGCCCGTATAACGTCATTCAACGTCATATCGCCACCGATCTCATCGAGGAATTGCACCAGTTTGTCTTGATTCGATGGTGTAATAGTTTGTAACGTTTTATATTGTCCGACCAGTTCAACGACCAGTGTAGCTTCTCGAAACAACGTGACCGCATCCACTCTTAACTTCCCACTTACCAGTAATGCTGCAACGATAAGTTCCAGATTTCTTCCTTTAAGGTTGCCATTGAGAAGGGTGTTTGCGGCATTTGTTTTTTTGGAACTTTTATTCGATTTTCCATTCCTTCTCACTGCCATAACAGGTCCCCCGCTGCTTGGTGTTTAATTCATCTTCCGTTATTGTATCTTATGTGTAATTCCCTATAATGTTCGGCCTATTAATCTACGTGTCTAACTGATATCGTTGTGGATATAAAAAAGAGACCTCCCGACATAGTTAGGAGGTCTCTTGTCAACTGTTACGCGTTATTAATTATGGTATTCATCGTTGTCCGATCAAGACCTTTGACCAGCTTCACAATCAGCTCTTTGGCCGCATCGTAGTCATCCGTATGAATGATGGAAGAAGAGGTGTGGATATAACGAGCGCAGATACCAATAACTGTTGATGGTACACCAATTCCACTCAGGTGAACTTGACCTGCATCGGTACCACCTGGTGAGATGAAATACTGCATTTTAATCTGATTGGATGAAGCCGTATCTTGAACATATTCCACCATTCCGCGATGGGTGAACATACCCGGGTCAAAAATACGAAGCAATGCGCCTTCTCCGATATGTCCAAACGACTGTTTGTCACCTGTCATATCATTCGCCGCGCTACAGTCAAGTGCAAAGAAGATATCAGGCTGAATCAGATTGGCCGCCGTACGTGCACCGCGAAGCCCCAGTTCTTCCTGAACCGTTGCACCAGCGTAAAGCGTGTTAGGCAGTTTTTCCTTGTGCAGCGCTTCAACCAGTTCAAGTGCAAGTCCAACGCCGTAACGATTATCCCACGCTTTGGCCATGATTTTTTTCGGGTTTGCCATAGGTGTGAATTCACAGATCGGCACAATCTGCATCCCTGGATGAATGCCCCAGGATTCTGCTTCGGCACGATTGTCTGCCCCAATATCAAGATACATGGAATTCAGATCAACAGGTTTGTTCCGCTGGGATTCGTCCAGCAAGTGTGTAGGTGTAGAACCTACCACTCCGGTAATCCGACGATCAGGTGTGATGATTTCCAGTCTCTGAGACAGTACAGCCTGACTCCACCATCCACCCAGTGGACGGAATTTGACCATACCCGTTTCGGTAATGCCTGTAGTCATGAAACCAACTTCATCAAAGTGTCCGGCTACCATAACTTTAGGACCGGATTCCTCCCCGCGTAATACACCAAATAGACTCCCCAGGCGATCCTGGACGAACTCATCGGTATAAGCGGAAAGCTTATCTTTCATCCAGCCGCGAAGCTCACGTTCAAAACCGGATGCGGAAGGGAATTCCGTCAACGTACGAAACATATCCATCGTTTTTTCATTCATGTGTCAACAACTCCTCTGTTGGTATGTATTTCAGGTCACAGTAGAACGGCTACCCGCCTGTTGTCCTTTAAATGTAGTTCATAAAGTCCACTTTTGATTACGAATCATGCCTAACGGCATGATCAGCATCGAATATGAAATTCAGCCGAAATGTCCGTTGCTCACGTAGTTTTCCTACGCTCCGCTACTCCATTTCTATCTTCATCCCATCTTCTTGGTACTGAAAACTAGACTTTTTGAACATGCACTTTAATATGCTGAGGACTTGTTATTTAACCACTGGTCACATTACAGTATGAACCTTGCGCAAGTGATTGTCCATGTTTATGTCACGTATTTAAGGCATGTTTTGGGCGCTTACCTTTCCAATTTTCATGACTCTATCCGCTGTAGTCGTAACCCTGATGCCACTTCAATGAATATGAATATATGGAGGAGATGTCATCATTTTGTGATGTTCTTTTTGTTCAATATTTGTTGGTCTGTTTATTAGGAAGGAGCTATATATCCAATGAAGCCTCCAGAAGAGGGCACGGAAAAAGTACTGTTTATCGTTCTTTTTATCTTGCTCGTGATTGTTCTTCTTTATTTATAGAACGTATCTAAACGTCCTCAGCACCGGCGTATTCCCATCCTGCTTCCACAACATGATCTTGTTGGAAACATATGCTGTCTGTCGCCGGATACATAACCTTCTGATTATTAACAAACAATGAATATAGGATTACACACATTGGCATTCAGCCGTAGCTTTGAACCATTTCACATAGAGGAGGTCTTGTATCTTGCCAGCTCAATCTGCATCCGGAAGCGAAAAAAAATCGTCGTCCCTGTCCATGGATGAAAAGGAGTACAAAAAAGTCGCAAAAAAACATGAGCCGCCTCGTCCAATCCTGAAAAATTGCCTCAAAGCATTTCTGGTTGGGGGTACCGTCTGTTTGATTGGACAGGCCATTCAAGAGGCTTTTATGGCCGGTTTCGACATGACATCGAAGGAAGCTTCCAGTCCTACGGTGGCGGTCATGATTCTCATATCGGTTATTCTAACCTGTCTCGGCGTTTACGATAAAATGGCTCAATGGGCAGGAGCAGGAACTGCTGTGCCGGTTACCGGCTTTGCCAATTCCATGTGTTCTGCTGCACTGGAACATCGTGCTGAAGGACTGGTGCTCGGTGTAGGGGCCAACATGTTTAAACTTGCTGGTTCCGTTATCGTGTTTGGTGTCGTGGCAGCATTTGTCGTAGGGATCGTTTACGCCTTTTTGGGATTTGGAGGTGGACATCTATGAAACGATTGGGTCGCCAGACA
The nucleotide sequence above comes from Paenibacillus sp. W2I17. Encoded proteins:
- a CDS encoding M42 family metallopeptidase, which translates into the protein MNEKTMDMFRTLTEFPSASGFERELRGWMKDKLSAYTDEFVQDRLGSLFGVLRGEESGPKVMVAGHFDEVGFMTTGITETGMVKFRPLGGWWSQAVLSQRLEIITPDRRITGVVGSTPTHLLDESQRNKPVDLNSMYLDIGADNRAEAESWGIHPGMQIVPICEFTPMANPKKIMAKAWDNRYGVGLALELVEALHKEKLPNTLYAGATVQEELGLRGARTAANLIQPDIFFALDCSAANDMTGDKQSFGHIGEGALLRIFDPGMFTHRGMVEYVQDTASSNQIKMQYFISPGGTDAGQVHLSGIGVPSTVIGICARYIHTSSSIIHTDDYDAAKELIVKLVKGLDRTTMNTIINNA
- a CDS encoding metal-dependent hydrolase: MMGRSHLIIGTGVSLSVLQLAGMPVTAPAVTVALIGSLLPDIDEPNSLLVSRALPNSLIRLLQTILLPTAVFVYFYVHAKPWNLLLAILIALVSFLPSRSLRKVLMFAIGLGLVFYGHAFAPWNLIAGSLLMLCTTLTHRGLTHTLYGTAIWAGLLYSTTQQQGPEIWVAGGTAYAMHLLADSLTNRGIRPLPPLKWRIRVNLMSTGTKRGAVVENVCIVLTLILAWIAFSPLFL
- the nirB gene encoding nitrite reductase large subunit NirB; the protein is MNGKKENLIIIGNGMAGISTVEQILKLTSRFDITVFGTEPYPNYNRIMLSYVLEGSKTLDDIVLNDLHWYQDYGITLHTGTTVTRIDSDTHEVVTEDGTRFPYDKIIIATGSNSFILPVPGHDKEGVVGFRDIADCNVMLEAAKQYKRAAVIGGGLLGLEAAKGLVQLGMEVTVVHLMQDLMERQLDPQASAMLKAELERQGIRFKLGAQTSELLGGERVEGIRFADDTVLNVDFVVMAVGIKPNTAVARESGMEVNRGIVVDDYMQTSLENVYSVGECTEHRGVCYGLVAPLFEQGMILAKHICGVETAPYEGSVVSTKLKISGVDVFSTGEFIDSPEHTVISHKDDWKRTYKKILLRDNKMVGAVLFGDITDSAELQKLIKQQTEMTEELYGSLMGTGCGGHKKATSVGTMPEDEIVCGCNGVTKGTIVDVITNQGLTTVDEIKACTGATRSCGGCKPVVEQILQYVLGDSFSSGAKQGICGCTSMGRDEIVAEIRAKGLQTTKEVMNVLGWSQPEGCSKCRPAINYYLGMIAPDTHEDEKESRFVNERMNANIQKDGTYTVVPRMYGGVTTPADLKRIADVSVKYDVKAVKVTGGQRLDLIGVKKEDLTKVWAELDMPSGYAYAKSLRTVKTCVGSQFCRFGTQDSMAMGARIERKFERLDLPAKFKYAVNGCPRNCAEACTKDIGIVGNDGGWEIFIGGNGGIKARLADSLCKVKTDEELIELCGAIMQYYRETGNYLERTSEWVERMGLEHIRSVVVDNLEERKALMQRIEFALEHVEEPWQKAIRNEEGQSKMFHGIEVSARP
- a CDS encoding formate/nitrite transporter family protein, which codes for MYTPSVEGIIEAAVKKRDQMNASLPRYMVAALMAGAYVGLGIVLIFSIGAPLLAAQSPLQTMLMGMSFGLALTLVIFAGSELFTGNNMFFTMSTLAGRTTVNDTLKNWGLVFVGNLLGAILLSLLIVGSGLFKMATPEHLLFVVSAKKMAAPVSELFFRGILCNWLVCLAIWMAARSKEDIAKLVLIWWCLYAFIASGYEHSVANMTLLSLSWLLPNHPDTITMAGWFHNMIPVTLGNIIGGALFVGMAYWYTSPVRKKA
- the nirD gene encoding nitrite reductase small subunit NirD — its product is MTTKQSGTYFPAGVVEEFLPRIGRVVEIKDHQLAVFRASDGTIFAADNHNPHPKGGPLAEGIVSGHYLYDPLYDWKIDLTTGIVQAPDNGQVQMYPVKVENGQVWIAI